The Oryzias melastigma strain HK-1 unplaced genomic scaffold, ASM292280v2 sc00354, whole genome shotgun sequence genome window below encodes:
- the LOC112140776 gene encoding NLR family CARD domain-containing protein 3-like, translated as LMKITENFLRRMKQEELADRLQSSKRISLKKKFQCVFEGITKAGNPTLLNEIYTELYITEGGTGELNEEHEVRQIEAASRKADRAETSIRQEELFQLPAGRQEPIRTVMTKGVAGIGKTVLTQKFTLDWAEGKANQNIHFTFPFTFRELNVLKEEKFSLVELVHHFFPETKEAGICSFEDFQVIFIFDGLDECRLPLDFHKTRILNDPRKSTSVGDLLTNLIRGNLLPSARLWITTRPAAANQIPAECVDMVTEVRGFNDPQKEEYFRKRFRDEEQASRIISHIKRSRSLHIMCHIPVFCWITATVLEDLLKSREGGELPKSLTEMYIHFLVVQAKVKKVKYDGGAETDPHWSPESRKMMESLGKLAFEQLQKGNLIFYESDLTECGIDIRAASVYSGVFTQIFREERGLYQDKVFCFIHLSVQEFLAALHVHLTFINSGLNIMKHKIDSKMFKLKQNSPVQFYQSAVNTALHSSNGHLDLFLRFLLGLSLQTNQNLLRGLLPAGSSSQTNQETVQFIKENISEDLSAEKSINLLHCLNELNDGSLVEEIQQFLRSGRFSTDKLSPAQWSALVFILLSSEEDLEEFDLKKYSASEEALLRMLPVIKASNKSLLSDCNLSERSCTALSSVLSSQSSRLRVLDLSFNKLQDSGVKLLSTGLESPHCKLESLRLKNCSLSEISCE; from the exons ctgatgaagatcacagagaacttcctgaggagaatgaagcaggaggagctggctgatcgactgcagagcagtaagaggatttctctgaag AAGAAgttccagtgtgtgtttgagggaatcactaaagcaggaaacccaacccttctgaatgagatctacacagagctctacatcacagagggaggaactggagagctgaatgaagaacatgaggtcagacagattgaagcagcatccaggaaagcagacagagcagaaaccagcatcagacaagaagagctctttcaactcccagctggaagacaagaaccaatcagaaccgtgatgacaaagggagtggctggcatcgggaaaacagtcttaacacagaagttcactctggactgggctgaaggcaaagccaaccagaacatccacttcacatttccattcactttcagagagctgaatgtgctgaaagaggagaagttcagcttggtggaacttgttcatcacttcttccctgaaaccaaagaagcaggaatctgcagctttgaagacttccaggtcatcttcatctttgatggtctggatgagtgTCGACTTCCTCTGGACTTCCACAAGACTCGGATCCTAAATGACCCTAGAAAGTCCACCTCAGTGGGTGATCTGCTGACAAACCTCATCAGGGGgaacctgcttccctctgctcgcctctggataaccacacgacctgcagcagccaatcagatccctgctgagtgtgttgacatggtgacagaggtcagagggttcaatgatccacagaaggaggagtacttcaggaagagattcagagatgaagagcaggccagcaggatcatctcccacatcaagagatcccgaagcctccacatcatgtgccacatcccagtcttctgctggatcactgctacagttctggaggatctgctgaagagcagagagggaggagagctgcccaagagcctgactgagatgtacatccacttcctggtggttcaggccaaagtcaagaaggtcaagtatgatggaggagctgagacagatcctcactggagtccagagagcaggaagatgatggagtctctgggaaaactggcttttgagcagctgcagaaaggaaacctgatcttctatgaatccgacctgacagagtgtggcatcgatatcagagcagcctcagtgtactcaggagtgttcacacagatctttagagaggagagaggcctgtaccaggacaaggtgttctgcttcatccatctgagtgttcaggagtttctggctgctcttcatgtccACCTGACCTTCATCAACTCTGGACTCAACATTATGAAACATAAGATAGATTCCAAGATgtttaaactgaaacaaaacagtcCAGTCCAATTCTACCAGAGTGCTGTGAATACAGCCTTACATAGTTCAAACGGACACCTGGACTTgttcctccgcttcctcctgggtctttcaCTCCAGACCAATCAGAATCTCCTACGAGGTCTACTTCCTGCAGGAAGTAGCTCACagaccaatcaggaaacagtccagttcatcaAGGAGAACatcagtgaggatctgtctgcagagaaaagcatcaacctgttgcactgtctgaatgaactgaatgatggttctctagtggaggagatccaacagtTCCTGAGGTCAGGACGTTTCTCTACAGATaaactgtctcctgctcagtggtctgctctggtcttcatcttactgtcatcagaagaagatctggaagagtttgacctgaagaaatactctgcttcagaggaggctcttctGAGGATGCTGCCAGTGATCAAAGCCTCCAACAAATCCCT actgagtgactgtaatctgtcagagagaagctgtaCAGCTCTGTCCTCAGTTCTCAGCTCTCAGTCCTCCAGACTCAGAGTTCTGGATCTGAGTTTCAAcaagctgcaggattcaggagtgaagctgCTGTCTActggactggagagtccacACTGTAAACTGGAGAGTCTCAG